GCTATGCGCCCTCATTCCCTGGAGGCGGCGGTGGTGGCGGTAGCGGTAGGCCTCAGGCGCCATCCGCTCCGGCTCCTTCCATGCCGCAAAAGAGAGAGTCTGACTGCCCTGCTGGTGTCAGGCACACTTTTTCGGATAGTTTCGGGCTGACAATCTTCTTGTTTGGGAGAGGCATAAGCCTAAGCGCCGAGGTTGGGGTTGCGATACCCGAAACGTCCTGGCTGCGGGGGGCGCAGACCTACCTTAGTCTCAATGCCGTCGGCTTGGGAGGGCGTGGACTATTTGGGGGCGGTGGTGAGAGCCTCGGTGTAGGGGTGAACAACGGACCAATCACGGGAGGCTACAGCAACTCTCGGGTCGTCCAGGGCGGGGCAGCGTGGGGTCCCGGTGGCGAGGGCCAGTATACATACAGAGGTGGGAGCGGAGGTTCGGTTGCGGGCGGGCCGAGAGCGGGCGCGGGAGTTTACCTCGCCGCCGGCGATAAACACAGCTACACAGTGGCGACACCTCAGATTGGGTGCAGATGATGAGGTCGTTCTATACCTTCACCTCTCGGTCGGTAGACCGGGTCTTCATTCTCTTGCTGCTGGTCGGATTGATCATCTTGGTCCTCTCAGCGTGTGATGTCTATCTCAGACTTGGTCTAGGGTTCACCAAGGACGACCTCCACCGCGTGCTAATCATTCTACCGGGCGCTGCATTCATATATTGCCTCACGCGCGGTTGGATCGTTTTGACCGAGCGGGTGGCGAAAGCATTTCGAAAATGACATCTGCCGCAAAGGCAAACATGTCGTGCCGCGAGCAATTCGAGTGGAGCCAGTGGAGTTTGGCTTGGGGCATCTGCTGAGGCTGGGTTAGGGCACACTGCTGTCGGCGGACAGGTTTCTGTATCTAGACAGCGCTTTGACGGCGGCCAAATTGCCAATTATCTTACCCGTGGCAGCGTAAGATCGAATAACGGCGTAGTTTTTGGTGCTGCTGCTGGAGCTGGCGGAGGACTCTCTTTCTCTAATGCAGGTCAAGTGAGTGATCTTTTGGGAGATGCGACGACTTACAATCTAAATGTCGGGCTTTTCAGCGGTAGCTTGTCAATCAGCGGACGGACTTTCAGCCTTAACATTGGCGCCGCGAAGGGGATTGGTTTGGATTTCAGCCGTTACCGCACAAACGCCACCCTAATCTCGACAGGATGCGATTCTGAACGCTAGGACGGTTTCTTTTCCAAAAGATGGAAAGATGTGGTTTAAGCGGATACTTTGGGCTTATTATCCAATAAGCTGGCAAGGATGGGTGATTTTACTCTTGCTTGCTTTTAGTTTTACTGCGGTGCAATTAATAGTCCGATTTTTGATCGAGAAATTGCATTTTCAAATATCAGAGGACATGGTCTATTTAAGTATCCCTGCGATTGTATTAACTGGCTTATTCATTGCGCACAGGCATAGTAGGTAGGCTACCTTGTTGCCGCAGAGGCCGCAGTGCCCCGGCGGAGATTACAAAACCTATGCTCTCGGTGGTTCCGCAACTCTCGCTTTGTTTGTGGGGTAAATGTGAGTGTCTCCGTTGGGATTAGCATTCCAAAAGACGGGAATATATTTGGCCTTCAGTGCTTTGGCGGCGGTCAAGTTGCGGGTATGCTAGGTGTAGGTGGGTTCGCAGGTGCGGGCGCGACATTCTCGAAAGGCACTAATTCCGGACCAATGAAAAACTTCGACAGGGGCGGGTTCGGTTATGGCGAAGCCGACGCCGGTTTGGGATTCGCAGTCGGCGGTAGCCTGCAAGGAAGCCGTGGATCATCTTCCGGGTCGGTTGGGCTCCCGATCCCGAAAGTGGGCGCAGGCTACGGGGCATACGCTGGAGTTGGTGCGGGATATGGAGCCACCGTCGCTACCACCACGTTCTGCAACGCGGGGCGATGAACATGAGCAACTATGTCCGAACCGTATTCGCAATTGTAATAGGAATATTTGTTACATTTAGTGTAATATCCACCCTAATCCTAATTTATCAAGTTGTTTTAGGTTTCAGGGAGGGCAGTTTGTCAGTTCATCGTGAAGGTATAATTACCAGTGCTTTTCTTTGTGGGGTCGGGATTGCTGGGGTGGTTTTGATGTCAGTCATAAAGCGAGTAACCCTGCCCTACAAATAATAAGAGCCGAACAAGACACAGACACCGCGTTGTGGGAACGGCACGGCGGCCAGGATTGCCGACATAACTGACAAGATCAGTCTCTACTTTGGTGAGTTGGCTGTGGGAGCGGGGATTGCCGGCTTGGCAGCTGCGCCAACCGGAGCTGGTCTAGTCGCACTGGAATATGTTGCGGCGGTTTCCGGCGCTGTATCACTTGCGGCGTCAGGTGTTGGCGCCCTCGCGCATCTTGCCAACCGAGATTATCTCGGTGCTCTGTTTGATGTGGGAGGTATCGCGGGGGGTGTCGCCGTGGGTAAGTTGGCTGGAAGTGCGCTGGCTTCGACAGGGCAGGTCACCGGTGTCTACACCGCCTACGGCACGGGCGCGCAGGCGTTTGAGCAGACGAGCTATACCGCCGACGGTAAGGTGGCGAGCGTGACGGATGCCAACGGCAACGTGACCACAGCAGGCTATGACGGGTTCGACCGTCAGGTGACCACGAGCTATTCGGGCGGCAGCTACGAGCAGCGCAGCTTCGATGCCAACGGCAACGTGACGCAGCGGCGTCTGCGCGACGGGCAGGTCATCAACTATGGCTATGACGCGCTGAACCGCGTGGTGTCGAAGGACCGGCCGAACACGACCTATTGGGAGACGGACCAGTCGTTCGGCTACGACAATCTGGGCAATCTGGCGAGCGCGTCGGACAGCAACGGCCGGGTGTTGACGTTCGTTTACGACGCGCTCGGCCGGCGGACGGGTCAGGGGGACAATTGGTATGGGCCTGGCAACGCGACGTTTCAGTATGATGCGGCGGGTCGGCGGACGCGGCTGACGTGGAACGACGGCAATGCGGTGGGGTACGATTATCTCGTGACCGGCGAGATGAATACGATCCGCGACGGTGCGGGTACTGTGCTGGTGACGTTCGGTTATGACGACCTGGGGCGGCGCACGAGCCTATCCCGGGCGAACGGCACGGTGACGAGCTATGCGTATGACGCGGCCTCGCGGCTTTCGCAGCTGACGCAGGATCTGGCGGGGAGCGGGAGTGACCTGACGGTGAGCCTGGGCTACAACCCGGCCGGTCAGATCACGAGCCGGAGCGTGTCGAACGATGGCTATGCGTGGACCGCCGCGGTGAACGCGGATCGCGGCTACAGCGTCAACGGGCTGAACCAATATACGCAGGCCGGGCCGGTGACGCTGGGCTATGACGGGCGCGGCAATCTGACGAGTTCGGGCGGCAGCGGCTACGGCTACACGGTCGACAACCAGCTGGCGACGAGCCCGGGGGCGAACCTCGCCTACGATCCGGTCGGGCGGTTGTTCAACATCAACGCGGAGAATGGCGTCAACACGAGCCTGGTCTACGACGGCGCGGACGTGCTGGCGGAAGGGGACCAGAACAGCGGTGCGCTGCTGCGGCGCTACGTCTACGGCCCGGGCAGCGACGAGCCGCTGATCTGGTACGAAGGATCGGGGATGGGGGACCGGCGCTGGCTGCACGACGACGAGCGGGGCAGCATCGTGGCGGTGACGAACGATGCGGGGCAGGCGATGGCGATCAACCGCTACGACGAGTTCGGCATCCCGCAGTCGGGCAACCTCGGCCGGTTCCAGTATACGGGGCAGAAGTGGCTGCCGAGCCTGGGGCTGTACGACTATAAGGCACGCACCTACTCGCCGACGCTGGGCCGCTTCCTGCAGACCGATCCGATCGGATACGGCGATGGCATGAACTGGTACAATTACGTCGGTGGCGATCCGATTAATGCGATCGATCCGAGCGGGCTGATTCATCAGGAATGCACATATCCCGTCGTATTTTACATCAACAGCGACGGAGATTACCAGAATTACAACCTGCCGCAGGTCTGCTCCTGGGTGCTCGACCCGAGTGACTGGTATAGATACCAGCAACCAACTTGGGGACCCGGCTATGCGCCCTCATTCCCTGGAGGCGGCGGTGGTGGCGGTAGCGGTAGGCCTCAGGCGCCATCCGCTCCGGCTCCTTCCATGCCGCAAAGGAATGTTGCGCCAAAGCCTCCGCTCACTGAGTGCGAGAAGGTGCGAAACGAACCGGGCGGCGTAGTTGTCGTCTACGGCGAAGGTTCGGCTTTTGCCGGGCTTGGTGTGACTGGATCAGTTGGCGTGTTCTACAACATTTCCAGTGGCAGTGGCGGTTTCTTCTATGCCGGGGGCAGTTGCGAAGGTTACGACTTGAGCGCCGGCATGAGGGGCGGATATTATCGCAGCGCTAAGGATCTTTTCGGTGTCAATGCCAATGTAAGTGGCTCTGTTCCTGGTTTTACGGGTAGCCTAAACTTCTCGACAGATAAGCGGTTAGTAGGCGGTAGCGTTGGGCCCTCAGCCGGAGCGGGTGGCTCGGCAAGCGTGACAAATACCGGCTTCTTTGGCTGTAATTACAATCATACGAACTGAAACATGAGCAAAATTATAAAGGCATCGATGGCAGCGGTATTTATCGCCGGAGTTGTGATTGTATTGGCGAAGCCATCAAACCGCCCTGATCTGCTGCCAAGAGTTGCTGGGTGCTTCTCTAATGACCCCGATGCCACCCGGCCTAATCTTGTTTTGCGTCGGGAAGGAACGCTGAGTTACCAAGGTAATTCGGTCCGATATGTCCTTCGGCAGGACAAAGGAGGAGTCTCGGTCTTACCCGAGGTTGAAGTTGCGGTTCATTCAAGAGAAAATCCCTTGGTTGAAATAGGCGGTGATCACCCTCTCCTAATGCGGCTATCTCAGGACTATGGCTCTATTGGTATACCAGATTTGAATGGCAACCCTGTCGACTTCATACGCGTGAAATGCTAGCCGCAGAATAAGGCTTCTGCGATGCAGTGCGCTTGGAAATCTGCGAAGCAGAATGGCGCCGCGCTAGCGGTCGATGGCACAGTGCTAGCTCTCAGCTTTGCGGCACCGGAGGCAAAGCTTGTCGCCTTGGTTGGTGAGGCTCGGGCGCGGACAACCGAGCTTGGATTAGCGGGCACGGGCTTGGTTTTGGCTGGCGTTAGTAGCGCTCAGTCCCGGGACGCATCGGCATTTTCCAACGGGTTTCTCGGTTACCATTTTATGATGGCAGATTGGGCGTCTTTCAAGGGCGGCGCAGGTGCCGCGGTCAAATTCCTCGGGAAGGTCTCAGGGGTAACCGCTGTGGCGTTGGATGCAATTGATGCATACGACACATATCGGGAATGTCGCGAGGGGAGGGAATAGCTTTTATGCTGGGCCAGAGAGCCGCCTTGCCAGGAATGGACAGATATCCAACCTGGCTTTGGTGGGTGTCTTTGCTTGTAGCGTCGCCCGTATTTGCATTTTTTGTTTGGCAAGGGGGCCACGTAAGGGCATTTTTATCTACATTATCAATAGCGGTGCTGGTGGGAATGCTAGTTACGCTCAGGGATTATAGGTCTGATTTACTTTATTGGTTGGTCGCGTTCGTCGCGGCAGTCTGTCACTTGTCAGGTATCCTTCTCCTCAAAAGCGGTGGCGGACATTTTCCAGTAGTACTGCTAACGCCGGCAGCTGTTATTGACCTTCTTATCTGGCAAACTGTATTCGTAAACTTATATAATTTAGCCAATCGCCGTTCGGCGTGATGCTTGCCTCGCCGCAGAATAACCAGCCTCAACCCTGTCGGCCGTCTCCGAATGCTATGAAGAACTCGGGGAGCGTGACGTTCAAGTATTCCGAGTTCAACGTCTCCGCCTTGGGCACTAGCGGAGATGCGTTCGGCACGTTCAAGACAAGCAACGGCTATTCCGGCACATTCCACACCTCGTTCGATGGCGTTTTCATCGGCGGAAAAGGTGTTGACGTGTCCTATGGAGGCGGCTCTTCGCGAAACCTTTCCGCGTTCTCCGGAGTTAAATACAACGTCGTTGCTACGCTTGGTCCTTACGCGATCAGCGACAACTTCGATCCCAATTCTGGTGAACATGTGGGACAGACCGATGCCGGGTCAACGCTTGGGTTAGGCATTGGTGGAACACGTTCAAATACGACCATCGTCACCATTAGCTGCCCGAGGTAATCATGGTTTTCCAATCGCCATCGGGAATCGAGCAAAATAGAAAGGTTCAGCTAGTTTTAGCCATGATACTAGCTGGAGCCATAGCCATCTTCTTTGTGACGACGCGATCTCGAGTGCTGGATGTGAAGACTGTTTACAGAACGTATCATAATGATTGCTGCCGCGATATTGTTATTAGCGGCAGCGGTATATCCTATGGGGCGTCATCGGCTCCTTTTAGGCTGTCAGATATGAAGTTCGGTCTGACAGGGTATGTGAAGGGTCGTTTTACAAAGGCAGGAATATTTCCGGCAGGAGAAGAGACCTCCATATCTTTTTCCGGGGATGCTGAGAAACGCACCATGTCTTTGCCAATAGGGGGACGTGATTATACGTTCCAACTGGCTCCATCGTCGGTGCATCGCTGAACGGATGAACGCTATCCGCCAATCGCCAACCCTGCGGCCCTGACGGGTGAGGGGGCATCTGCTGAGGCTGGGTTAGGGCACACTGCTGTCGGCGGACAGGTTTCTGTATCTAGACAGCGCTTTGACGGCGGCCAAATTGCCAATTATCTTACCCGTGGCAGCGTAAGATCGAATAACGGCGTAGTTTTTGGTGCTGCTGCTGGAGCTGGCGGAGGACTCTCTTTCTCTAATGCAGGTCAAGTGAGTGATCTTTTGGGAGATGCGACGACTTACAATCTAAATGTCGGGCTTTTCAGCGGTAGCTTGTCAATCAGCGGACGGACTTTCAGCCTTAACATTGGCGCCGCGAAGGGGATTGGTTTGGATTTCAGCCGTTAGGGCATCCCCGGCAACGGACACCGGTATGGCCGGGGTGCGCCGTTTACGACGATCGCACCGGACGGTGGCGGCCTCTATTACCACCGTATCACGGTGGAGGGCTGGCTTGAGATCGGTCGGCCGCAGGGCACAATATGCCTAATCCGACCGGCGGGGCGCACGGGGTTTCAGGACAGCGCGCTGATCGGCTGCGGCAACGGCGCACCGCACCGCCTCATGGTGAACGACGATCTTGTGCACGGTGTCATCACGGCCACGATGGACGACGTCGTGGAAACGTTCCGCTACGATCCCGACACCGGCGAACTCCTGTCCCCGAGCATGCCGCCGCCCATGACGCCCTCCAACTTCGTACCGGACGACGTTCGGACGTCCGCCCGCGAGGATTGAAGCGGCCGGTTGGCGCGGGTGTAGAACGATGTCGATCGAAACGGAATCGTCGGTCCGATTGAGGATGCCGCACGGGCGGTACACGTCGCTTTGGCACGGGCCGACGGCCCCGCACCAATCGTTCAGGTGATCGCGAACCTGGTGCCGGGTCCCGGTACGACCGTCGCACCGGTTCCGGTCACTCGAAGGGCGCGCCTGCCGTCGGCGCTGCGGATCGTGACACTGCCGGCGGCGGGAAGCAGGCGAAACATGCTGCCGACATCGCGGGATGTCCGCGCGACGGACAGATGCCCGTCGGCCGCATAGACGAGCCGTTCGCCGCGACGTTCGATCGGCTCGAACGAGACGGTGTCGTCCGGCCCGGCGATCGGGCGCAGCTGGGTGGACGGGAGCGGGCCATCCCCGACTCCGACACGATCCCCTTCCACAGCCAGGAACGCATCCGGGCGCCCGGCCGGCGAGAGGCGCAGCGGAAGCGGTCCGTTGCCGACGGGAATGCCGAAATCGGGCGTACCGTCCTTGCGATAATAGATGCGCTGCACCCGCGTCTCGCGGTTCGGGTCGAACAGGGGGTCGCCCTTGATGTCCGCATAGTCGCGTCCGTGATACGCCAGGATGTCGCGCCCCTGTTCGTCCACCGTGAAGGAATTGTGGCCGGGACCGTAGACGCCGGTCGCCGCGGACGAGACGAACACCGGGACCTGGCTTTTGGACCAGGCGCCGGGCTGCATGATGTCCGCCCCGGCGTCCGCCGTCAGCAGCCCCATACAGTAACGCGCGTCGGTGGCGCTCGCCGAATAGGTCAGCAACAGGCGTCGGTTGCGCGCGAGGAGCGCCGGCGCTTCGTTGACCTTGAACCCGCGCGTCTCCCAATCGAGCGTGGGAACGGACAGACGGACAGGCGCGCACGCGAGGGTGAGCGGCGTGGCCAGCGGCGCCAGATAGAGATTGCTGTTGGTGTCGATGCCCGGCTCACGCTGTGCCCAGCAGAGGTAGCGGGTGCCGCGGTGGACGAACGACGTCGAATCCAGCGTGAAACTGTCCCATGGCGTCTGCAGCTGTCCGAGCACTGACCATGTCCCGCGCATCGGGTCGGCACCCGAGCAGACGATCGCGTAGGTCCGGATGCGGAACACATCCTCGCCGCCACCGCTCGGCCCGGCGGCGAAATACATGGTCCAGCGGCCGTCGACCAGATGAAGCTCGGGCGCCCAGATGAACCCCGACAGCGGGCCGGACGGCTGGTGCCGCCAGAGCACGACCTCCTCGGCCGTGCTCAGGCCGGCGAGCGTGCGCGCGCGCCGCAGGACGAGCCGGTCATATTCGGGCACCGACCCGGTCATGTAGTAAAGGCCGTCGGAGTGCCGGAAGATCTGCGCATCGGCGCGCCGGCGGACGAGCGGATTCGAGAGCGTCGGCGAAGGCTGCGGCGCGGTCGCCACCGCAGCGTCCGTGCGAAGCGGCGTCATTGTCAGGGGGGCCGCGGCGAGGCCGGCCACGATCGCCCTGCGGGTCGGTTCGAGAGTCATGGCATCGCTCCTGTATGAATGGGTCATCGTGCAACCGGCCAGCCGTCCGTGGTCCATTCGATCGGTTGAATGCGCAGGGTTGGCATGCCTTTGTTCTTCGCATCATAGGCATGGTAGGCGATGAAGTCCCGACCGCCATCGCGCAGCAGGCCGACGTGTCCGGGGCCGCGCCAGCGGCCGCTCGGATCGAGCTTGGCGTGCAGCACGACCTGGCCGAACCCCTTCATCAGGGGCTTGCCGTCGGCATCGAGATAGGGGCCCTCGACGTCGCGGGATCGGCCGACGATCGTGTAATAGCTGCTCTCCGCCCCCCGGCAGCAGAAGTCGTACGATACGAACAGGTAATGATAGCCGCCGTGGTCGATGAGGAACGGCGCCTCGACGGCATCGGGGGTGGGGCGGCGCACCAGCGAACGCACCTCATGATCCTCGGCGAAAGCCTTGCCCGTCTCGGGATCGAGACGGATCATCTTGATACCCGTCCAGAAACTGCCGAACGTCAGCCACTGGCGACCATCGGCATCGGTATAGGCGTTGGGATCGATCGCGTTGTAATCATTCGCCCGCGAAGATGCGATCACCAGCCCCTGATCCGTCCAGCGATAGTCCGGCGCCGTCGGGTCGAGGGTGGGGTTCGTCGCGAGCCCGATCGCGGAGATGTTGCTGCCGAAAGACGATATTGCGTAATACAGCCGGTATTGCCCGTGCGAGAAGGATACGTCCGGCGCCCAGAGCCCCTTGGCGTTCGGAATCCGTCGTTTCGCCCACTCGGGCAACGCGGCGAAGACGGTGCCTGCCTTCGACCAGGTCAGCAGGTCTTTCGACGTTCGGATCGGGATCTGTCCGCCGTCGTCGGGGCGGGTCGTGCTGAAGACGTAATAGGTGTCTGCGGCCTTGATGATAGCGGGATCGTGGACGCCGGTGATCTCACCCGACACCCGGTCCGCGTAGCCGGATGCGGAGGCGCCTGCGCCGGACTGAGCGCTCCCCGCGGAGCCCGCCACGCCGCCAAACAGCAGCGTCGTGGCGAGAACGATACAGACCCCGCCCCGCCGAAAAACCGACGACGGTGCGCTCGCCGCACTTTGGTAGGACATCGGACGATCTCCCGGTATCTGCCTCATCGGAAGGACGCGCGTCAGAACTTGAAACGGACGCCACCGCCGAACGTACGATCATATTGCCGGGTATCGCGCGGCTCGAACCCCGTCGTTCCGAAATTATCGTGATACGTCTCGTTGAGCAGGTTCGTCGCGTCGACGGTCAGCGTGATGACGTTGTTGACCGCGTAACTTGCCGAGAAATCGAGGAATTTGACCGGTGAGACGACGATCTTGCCGCCGGCAAGAGCCTGCGAATAGCTGTCGATATATTTGCTGCGCCAATTGTACGCGAGGCGTGCGGAAAAGCCGTATTTTTCGTAGATCGCAACGAGGTTGTACGAATATTTCGATACGGGGGTGATTTCCTGCCGCTTGCCGATGTTCAGCGGGTCGTCGACCTGGCCATCTGAATAAGTGAAACTCGCCTGCGCGCCCAAGCCGCCAAGCGGTCCGGGTAGGAAGTCATAGAATTGGGTGTAGGAGACTTCGACACCTTTCAGCCGGCCGTTCTGGGTATTGCGCGGACGCGTGATGAGGAACTGCTGGACCGTCCCGTTGGAGGCGATCGTCGGCTCGAGCGCGGCATACGACTGGATATAGCCGTCGAGCTCCTTGTAGAAACCGGCGATGGTGAAAGACCCCGTGTTGGAGAAATACCATTCGGCGGTGAGGTCGAGGTTCTTGGACTCGACGTTGCGAAGATCGGCGTTGCCCCCGCCGCCCGTTCCGAAGAAGCCCTGATTGCCGGTCTGGCCGTTCTGCGTCAGGCTGATCGCAGGATTGAGCTGCGCGAACTGCGGCCGCAAGATCGCCTTGCCGGCGACGGCCCGCAGGACGATCTGATCCGTCGGCCGGATCTTGAGCGTCAGCGTCGGCAGCAGATCGAGCTGATTGCGCTTGCCGGTGATCGGCGACAGGGTCGTGCCGGTCGCGGAGTTGGTGACCTGGATCGCGTTGAGGTCCGTCGCGGTGTTCACCGCACGCACGCCGATCGTACCTTCGACGGGCATGCTGCCGGCGTCGAAGCCGAACGCCGCCTGCCCGTAATAGGCGAACACCCGCTCGCGCAGCGAGAAGGTTTGCGCCGGATCGAACGGCGGGTCGCCGGCGGGACGGTTCGCGAGCCCGCGCACCGTACCGATGTTCGCCCGGATCCAGTCGCTGGACGCCAGGGCGAAGCGATCGACGCCGAGTCGGCCGCCTAGGATATCATCGGGCGCGTTGGTCGTGGCGCCCGGGTATCCGTTGGCCGAGACGAACGGGATCGGATAACCGCTGGGGTTCGTTCCCGCTGAACTTCCCGTCCGCCGAGCATAGCGCGCGCCGATCGCGAAGTTCTTCAGAAACCCGCCGTCGACGTTGTACAGAAGGTCGCCGTGCCAGGCATATTGTTCGCTTGCGGCGAGGTTGCGGTTGTCGAACAGCGTCAGGAAGTTGAGCTTCGTCCGGTCGGTGACGTCGTAACCGTTGAAATTGAC
This portion of the Sphingomonas sp. FARSPH genome encodes:
- a CDS encoding RHS repeat-associated core domain-containing protein; the protein is MGKLAGSALASTGQVTGVYTAYGTGAQAFEQTSYTADGKVASVTDANGNVTTAGYDGFDRQVTTSYSGGSYEQRSFDANGNVTQRRLRDGQVINYGYDALNRVVSKDRPNTTYWETDQSFGYDNLGNLASASDSNGRVLTFVYDALGRRTGQGDNWYGPGNATFQYDAAGRRTRLTWNDGNAVGYDYLVTGEMNTIRDGAGTVLVTFGYDDLGRRTSLSRANGTVTSYAYDAASRLSQLTQDLAGSGSDLTVSLGYNPAGQITSRSVSNDGYAWTAAVNADRGYSVNGLNQYTQAGPVTLGYDGRGNLTSSGGSGYGYTVDNQLATSPGANLAYDPVGRLFNINAENGVNTSLVYDGADVLAEGDQNSGALLRRYVYGPGSDEPLIWYEGSGMGDRRWLHDDERGSIVAVTNDAGQAMAINRYDEFGIPQSGNLGRFQYTGQKWLPSLGLYDYKARTYSPTLGRFLQTDPIGYGDGMNWYNYVGGDPINAIDPSGLIHQECTYPVVFYINSDGDYQNYNLPQVCSWVLDPSDWYRYQQPTWGPGYAPSFPGGGGGGGSGRPQAPSAPAPSMPQRNVAPKPPLTECEKVRNEPGGVVVVYGEGSAFAGLGVTGSVGVFYNISSGSGGFFYAGGSCEGYDLSAGMRGGYYRSAKDLFGVNANVSGSVPGFTGSLNFSTDKRLVGGSVGPSAGAGGSASVTNTGFFGCNYNHTN
- a CDS encoding arabinan endo-1,5-alpha-L-arabinosidase; this encodes MSYQSAASAPSSVFRRGGVCIVLATTLLFGGVAGSAGSAQSGAGASASGYADRVSGEITGVHDPAIIKAADTYYVFSTTRPDDGGQIPIRTSKDLLTWSKAGTVFAALPEWAKRRIPNAKGLWAPDVSFSHGQYRLYYAISSFGSNISAIGLATNPTLDPTAPDYRWTDQGLVIASSRANDYNAIDPNAYTDADGRQWLTFGSFWTGIKMIRLDPETGKAFAEDHEVRSLVRRPTPDAVEAPFLIDHGGYHYLFVSYDFCCRGAESSYYTIVGRSRDVEGPYLDADGKPLMKGFGQVVLHAKLDPSGRWRGPGHVGLLRDGGRDFIAYHAYDAKNKGMPTLRIQPIEWTTDGWPVAR
- a CDS encoding glycoside hydrolase family 43 protein; amino-acid sequence: MTLEPTRRAIVAGLAAAPLTMTPLRTDAAVATAPQPSPTLSNPLVRRRADAQIFRHSDGLYYMTGSVPEYDRLVLRRARTLAGLSTAEEVVLWRHQPSGPLSGFIWAPELHLVDGRWTMYFAAGPSGGGEDVFRIRTYAIVCSGADPMRGTWSVLGQLQTPWDSFTLDSTSFVHRGTRYLCWAQREPGIDTNSNLYLAPLATPLTLACAPVRLSVPTLDWETRGFKVNEAPALLARNRRLLLTYSASATDARYCMGLLTADAGADIMQPGAWSKSQVPVFVSSAATGVYGPGHNSFTVDEQGRDILAYHGRDYADIKGDPLFDPNRETRVQRIYYRKDGTPDFGIPVGNGPLPLRLSPAGRPDAFLAVEGDRVGVGDGPLPSTQLRPIAGPDDTVSFEPIERRGERLVYAADGHLSVARTSRDVGSMFRLLPAAGSVTIRSADGRRALRVTGTGATVVPGPGTRFAIT
- a CDS encoding TonB-dependent receptor, translating into MAIALPAHAQNVQPSDRGTPAAVSTANDPSDAPQSAQDAQPQPEDIVVTGVRASLKGAQQIKRNAAQVVDSIVAEDIGKLPDNTVSDALQRVTGIQVSRAAGEVGTVLVRGLPDIETLINGREIFTGTGRGVALQDIPAELVAGVDVYKTNLPSQIEGSVSGTIDIRLRRPFDFDGLQIAGGARGIYSDKRDKWSYIGSGLVSDRWQTGIGEIGILIAGSYNKRRYQDQTAFNFGFNPLSAANPTLIPDTVGGLVTDGDRTRQSVNVALQWRPSPNLEFYADGLYTGYRQDYDVDFFVGLPKAGDVTVNTVQDGSAASAETGNRPVARTITTRNNFTITSKQTFHQTTDGYQANLGGKWTTGPAVLSGEFTYNKSDVTSRQYVVDTAFVVPRIDYDFDAGRTPRVNFNGYDVTDRTKLNFLTLFDNRNLAASEQYAWHGDLLYNVDGGFLKNFAIGARYARRTGSSAGTNPSGYPIPFVSANGYPGATTNAPDDILGGRLGVDRFALASSDWIRANIGTVRGLANRPAGDPPFDPAQTFSLRERVFAYYGQAAFGFDAGSMPVEGTIGVRAVNTATDLNAIQVTNSATGTTLSPITGKRNQLDLLPTLTLKIRPTDQIVLRAVAGKAILRPQFAQLNPAISLTQNGQTGNQGFFGTGGGGNADLRNVESKNLDLTAEWYFSNTGSFTIAGFYKELDGYIQSYAALEPTIASNGTVQQFLITRPRNTQNGRLKGVEVSYTQFYDFLPGPLGGLGAQASFTYSDGQVDDPLNIGKRQEITPVSKYSYNLVAIYEKYGFSARLAYNWRSKYIDSYSQALAGGKIVVSPVKFLDFSASYAVNNVITLTVDATNLLNETYHDNFGTTGFEPRDTRQYDRTFGGGVRFKF